The Planktothrix agardhii NIES-204 genomic interval GTGTTCGGGGTGGAAATCAACCCTCCGTGGGTGGAGAACAAGCCTTAAAAGCCTTGCGTCTAGCCAGTTTAATTGAACAAATGGCATTAGATGGTAAAGCTTGGGATTTGGTGGAAACCGACTATCTTTTTGATTCATCGACGGTTTCCATCGGTTAGGGGAAGGAAAAAAAGCGAGGTTTGGGGCTGAAGTTCACCCGATGCGGCTCCCCTCAACCCTCAACAGTTGATCCCTAATTTTTAATCCTTAATCCATTTCTTTGCTACAGTTTGATAGCCAATTAATTTATAGGTTAATTTAGCAACGGTAAATTCAGAAACCACTGAACCAACCACGGGAGCTAATTCCATGACATCACACCCAATTACATCTTTAGATTGAAATAAACGGCGTAAAAATCTTAGGGTAGAATACCAATTTAATCCCCCCGGTTCGGGAGTTCCCACCCCAGGAATTAAACTCGGATCAATGCCATCAACATCAATGGTTAAAAAGACTTTTTCTGTGGGAATACTGGCGATCGCTTGTTCAATCCAATCCAGATTAAAAGCCATTTCTCTAGCCCTAAAAACCGTTAAATTTTTCTCTTTAATTAAATCAGCTTCCTCTTGACAAATGGCTCTAATTCCCACTTGAACTGTCGGTAATCCCATATTCACAATTCGACGCATAACACAGGCATGACTATGAATTGTATCCTGATATTCATGTCTTAAATCCCCATGGGCATCAATTTGAACCACGGTAAAGGATTCTTGATATACTTGACGATATCCCTGTACCACTCCTTCGGTAATACTGTGTTCTCCACCAATGGAAATCACAAATTTTTTCTGTTCAACTAAAGACTGGAGCGTTTCTTGGGTCACCCGCAACATTTCTGCGTCTGAAACTGTCTTTCCATGGCGAGTATCTGCAATCGGAGCATGGGTAAAAATTCCCGCATCAAAACAGATTTCTCGGTCTAGTTCTTCATCATAACATTCTAACTGATGGGAAGCCTCCAGTAAAGCATTCGGGCCGTTCTCGCAGCCTTTTCGATAGCTAGTTGTGGCTTCATAGGGAATCGGTAAAATCACAACTTTAGCGGTTTCATATTCCGGGACAATTTCCGAACCCAGAAAGTCTATAGTAGCAGTCATTTTAATTCGGGAATTAACACCTCTTAATTTTGACACAAGAGGAAACATTTTTGTCAAAAGATAGAATGATTTATTGCTATAATCATAACAGTTAAAAAA includes:
- a CDS encoding putative agmatinase, with the translated sequence MFPLVSKLRGVNSRIKMTATIDFLGSEIVPEYETAKVVILPIPYEATTSYRKGCENGPNALLEASHQLECYDEELDREICFDAGIFTHAPIADTRHGKTVSDAEMLRVTQETLQSLVEQKKFVISIGGEHSITEGVVQGYRQVYQESFTVVQIDAHGDLRHEYQDTIHSHACVMRRIVNMGLPTVQVGIRAICQEEADLIKEKNLTVFRAREMAFNLDWIEQAIASIPTEKVFLTIDVDGIDPSLIPGVGTPEPGGLNWYSTLRFLRRLFQSKDVIGCDVMELAPVVGSVVSEFTVAKLTYKLIGYQTVAKKWIKD